Proteins encoded together in one Benincasa hispida cultivar B227 chromosome 1, ASM972705v1, whole genome shotgun sequence window:
- the LOC120091482 gene encoding 50S ribosomal protein L18-like, with the protein MLSTSIPESSSSASAFRPTATLLSGFIQKPTSLSWPSSFSKLSISFVAIKAPSLSTHHRKSLIQSAWTRRSRGEAAKRGNRKSWKQRTDMYMRPFVLDVYFSRRFIHAKVMHRGTSKVVSAASTNCKDLRYSLLSPTDENACRIIGNLIAERCKEADVFVMSYDPPDMERIQGKIGIVIDTIKKNGILFV; encoded by the exons ATGTTAAGCACATCCATTCCCGAATCGTCGTCCTCAGCTTCTGCTTTTCGACCCACCGCCACACTACTTTCAGGTTTCATTCAGAAACCCACTTCTCTTTCATGGCCATCTTCTTTTTCCAAGCTCTCCATCTCCTTCGTCGCCATTAAAGCGCCTTCTCTTTCAACTCACCATAGA AAGTCTTTGATTCAATCAGCCTGGACGCGAAGATCTCGAGGAGAAGCTGCAAAAAGAGGGAACAGGAAATCGTGGAAGCAAAGAACGGATATGTACATGAGACCATTTGTTTTGGATGTTTACTTTTCAAGGAGATTCATCCATGCTAAAGTGATGCATCGAGGAACAAGCAAGGTTGTTTCGGCAGCAAGCACTAATTGCAAGGATTTAAGGTATTCATTACTATCACCCACTGATGAGAATGCCTGTAGGATTATTGGGAACCTAATTGCTGAGAGATGTAAAGAAGCTGATGTGTTTGTAATGTCTTATGATCCTCCAGACATGGAAAGAATTCAAGGCAAAATTGGGATTGTAATTGATACTATTAAGAAGAATGGTATTCTATTCGTCTAG